The following proteins are encoded in a genomic region of Bradyrhizobium sp. SK17:
- a CDS encoding multidrug efflux RND transporter permease subunit, with translation MAFTDIFIKRPVLSVVVSLLILLIGLRAAMVLPIRQYPNLSNTVVTITTVYPGAAPELINGFITTPIEQAVASAEGVDYMTSNSVLGTSTIQVYVKLNHDPNQALTEVLAKVNSVKYLIPKEAFDPVVTKATGDTIAVMYLGFSSEELNGSAISDYLTRVVQPVLSTVDGVASADILGGQTFAMRVWLDPTRMAGRGVSPNDVAAAIAANNFQAAAGQTKGYFIVSNVSANTDLQNIDQFKRMIVKSKDGGFVRIEDIATVELAAQSTDASVAFNGEHAIFIGIKATPQGNPLTLVKGVRALFPDLERNLPPSMKMKVAYDSTKFIQSSIDEVEKTLTEAVLIVVVVIFLFLASIRSVIIPVVTIPLSLIGVCILMLAAGFSFNLLTLLAMVLAIGLVVDDAIVVVENIHRHLEEGLPPVQASLKGAREIVGPVVSMTITLAAVYAPIGFLGGVTGTLFREFAFTLAGSVIVSGVIALTLSPMMCSVFLKNTEEGRFAKLVNRVFGAVTRAYGRQLDRSLDYRPITALFAVTILGLVGFLYMHIQKELAPQEDQGIVFAVTKAPKYANIDYIDFYGDKMDKEFQKFPETDLRFILNGITGPQGGFAGMLLKPWDERKRSAQTLQPLVQNELSKIEGVSAFAFSLPPLPGGPGGLPVQMVISSTAGFQQVFDQMNKLKDAARKSGLFIVTDSDLDFNQPVVRVKVDRSKASDLGITMQSIGGALATLLGGNYVNRFNLEGRSYQVIPQVPRANRLAPESFDNYYVPTATGQLVRLSTVVSVETGVDPNALTHYNQLNSATFQAVPMPGVSMGQAVEFLQGEAKKLPSGFSFDFLADSRQYVNEGNQLLVTFAFAIIIIFLVLAAQFESLRDPFVIMISVPMAIVGALIPLFFGAATMNIYTQVGLLTLVGLITKHGILMVEFANELQLNEGLDRRSAIEMSARIRLRPILMTTAAMVTGLLPLLTASGAGAASRFSIGLVVVTGMTIGTLFTLFVLPMVYTVIATDHQAAARSDRAKQIADYELEGRGGALKPT, from the coding sequence ATGGCCTTTACTGATATTTTCATCAAGCGCCCGGTGCTGTCGGTCGTCGTCAGCCTGCTGATCCTGCTGATCGGCTTGCGCGCGGCCATGGTGCTGCCGATCCGGCAATATCCGAACCTCTCGAACACCGTTGTGACGATCACCACGGTGTATCCTGGCGCGGCGCCGGAGCTGATCAACGGCTTCATCACCACGCCGATCGAGCAGGCCGTCGCCTCGGCCGAAGGCGTCGACTACATGACCTCGAACTCGGTGCTCGGCACCTCGACGATCCAGGTCTACGTCAAGCTCAATCATGATCCGAACCAGGCGCTCACCGAGGTGCTCGCCAAGGTCAACTCGGTCAAATACCTGATCCCGAAGGAAGCCTTCGATCCGGTCGTGACCAAGGCGACCGGCGACACCATCGCCGTGATGTATCTCGGCTTCTCCAGCGAAGAGCTGAACGGATCGGCGATCTCCGACTATCTGACCCGCGTCGTGCAGCCGGTGCTCTCGACGGTTGACGGCGTCGCATCGGCCGACATCCTCGGCGGCCAGACCTTCGCGATGCGCGTCTGGCTCGATCCGACCCGGATGGCCGGGCGCGGCGTCTCGCCCAATGACGTCGCGGCTGCGATCGCCGCCAACAACTTCCAGGCGGCGGCCGGCCAGACCAAGGGTTATTTCATCGTCTCCAACGTCTCGGCCAACACCGACCTTCAGAACATCGATCAGTTCAAGCGCATGATCGTGAAGTCGAAGGACGGCGGCTTTGTCCGCATCGAGGACATCGCGACGGTGGAGCTCGCGGCGCAGTCGACCGACGCCAGCGTCGCCTTCAACGGCGAGCATGCGATCTTCATCGGCATCAAGGCGACCCCGCAAGGCAACCCGCTGACCCTGGTGAAGGGCGTGCGCGCGCTGTTCCCCGACCTCGAGCGCAACCTGCCGCCGTCGATGAAGATGAAGGTGGCCTACGACTCCACCAAGTTCATCCAATCGTCGATCGACGAGGTCGAGAAGACGCTGACCGAAGCGGTGCTGATCGTCGTCGTCGTCATCTTCCTGTTCCTGGCCTCGATCCGCTCGGTGATCATCCCCGTCGTCACCATTCCGTTGTCGCTGATCGGCGTCTGCATCCTGATGCTGGCGGCCGGCTTCAGCTTCAACCTGCTGACGTTGCTGGCGATGGTGCTGGCGATCGGCCTCGTGGTCGACGACGCCATCGTGGTGGTGGAGAACATCCATCGACATCTCGAGGAGGGCCTGCCACCGGTGCAGGCATCGCTGAAGGGCGCGCGCGAGATCGTCGGCCCGGTCGTCTCGATGACGATCACGCTGGCGGCGGTGTACGCGCCGATCGGCTTCCTCGGCGGCGTGACCGGCACGCTGTTCCGCGAATTCGCCTTCACGCTGGCCGGCTCGGTGATCGTGTCCGGCGTGATCGCGTTGACGCTGTCGCCGATGATGTGCTCGGTGTTCCTCAAGAACACGGAGGAGGGGCGTTTCGCCAAGCTCGTCAATCGCGTGTTCGGCGCGGTGACGCGCGCCTATGGCCGCCAGCTCGACCGTTCGCTCGACTACCGTCCGATCACGGCGTTGTTCGCCGTGACCATCCTCGGCCTGGTCGGCTTCCTCTACATGCACATCCAGAAGGAGCTGGCGCCGCAGGAAGACCAGGGCATCGTGTTCGCGGTGACCAAGGCGCCCAAATACGCCAACATCGACTACATCGATTTCTACGGCGACAAGATGGACAAGGAGTTCCAGAAGTTTCCCGAGACCGATCTGCGGTTCATCCTGAACGGCATCACCGGTCCGCAGGGCGGCTTCGCCGGCATGCTGCTGAAGCCGTGGGATGAGCGCAAGCGTTCGGCCCAGACGCTGCAGCCGCTGGTGCAGAACGAGCTGTCGAAGATCGAAGGCGTCAGCGCGTTCGCGTTCAGCCTGCCGCCGCTGCCCGGCGGCCCCGGCGGCCTGCCGGTGCAGATGGTGATCTCTTCGACGGCCGGATTCCAGCAGGTGTTCGACCAGATGAACAAGCTGAAGGACGCCGCGCGCAAGAGCGGCCTGTTCATCGTCACCGACAGCGACCTCGACTTCAACCAGCCGGTGGTCCGGGTGAAGGTCGATCGCTCCAAGGCGAGCGACCTCGGCATCACCATGCAGTCGATCGGTGGTGCTTTGGCGACCCTGCTCGGCGGCAACTACGTCAACCGCTTCAACCTCGAAGGGCGTTCCTACCAGGTGATCCCGCAGGTGCCGCGCGCCAACCGGCTCGCGCCCGAGTCGTTCGACAACTACTACGTCCCGACCGCGACCGGTCAGCTGGTGCGGCTGTCGACGGTGGTTTCGGTCGAGACCGGCGTCGATCCGAACGCGCTGACCCACTACAACCAGCTCAACTCGGCGACCTTCCAGGCCGTGCCGATGCCTGGCGTCTCGATGGGGCAGGCGGTCGAGTTCCTGCAAGGTGAAGCCAAGAAGCTGCCGTCCGGCTTCAGCTTCGACTTCCTCGCCGACTCGCGGCAGTACGTCAACGAAGGCAATCAGCTGCTGGTCACCTTCGCGTTCGCCATCATCATCATCTTCCTGGTGCTGGCGGCGCAGTTCGAGAGCCTGCGCGACCCGTTCGTGATCATGATCTCGGTGCCGATGGCGATCGTCGGCGCCTTGATCCCGCTGTTCTTCGGTGCCGCCACCATGAACATCTACACCCAGGTGGGCCTGTTGACGCTGGTCGGGCTGATCACCAAGCACGGCATCCTGATGGTGGAGTTCGCCAACGAGTTGCAGCTCAACGAGGGACTGGACCGTCGGTCGGCGATTGAGATGTCGGCCCGGATCCGGCTGCGCCCGATCTTGATGACGACGGCGGCCATGGTCACCGGCCTGCTGCCGCTGCTCACAGCTTCGGGCGCCGGCGCCGCCAGCCGCTTCTCGATCGGCCTCGTGGTCGTCACCGGCATGACGATTGGCACGCTGTTCACGCTGTTCGTGCTGCCGATGGTCTACACGGTGATCGCGACCGACCACCAGGCCGCGGCCCGTTCCGACCGCGCCAAGCAGATCGCCGATTACGAGCTTGAAGGCCGTGGCGGCGCATTGAAACCGACCTGA